From Rhodococcus sp. B7740, one genomic window encodes:
- a CDS encoding VOC family protein produces the protein MGYGLQVVVDSSNPHALAKWWAQTLGWQVEPSNETFIREMVAAGHAREEDTTVFEGVLVWRAGAGISDPESPGSPRVLFQSVPEPKTVKNRLHLDIRVGDERETVVTQLQARGASVLHRGHQGPSVWITMTDPEGNEFCVS, from the coding sequence ATGGGATACGGACTTCAGGTTGTGGTCGACAGCTCGAACCCCCATGCGCTGGCGAAGTGGTGGGCGCAGACACTGGGCTGGCAGGTCGAACCCAGCAACGAGACTTTCATCCGTGAGATGGTCGCCGCGGGTCACGCCCGCGAAGAGGACACGACCGTCTTCGAGGGCGTTCTGGTGTGGCGGGCGGGCGCCGGCATCTCGGATCCCGAGTCGCCCGGCAGTCCGCGGGTGTTGTTCCAATCGGTGCCCGAACCGAAAACGGTGAAGAATCGGTTGCACCTCGACATCCGCGTCGGCGACGAGCGCGAGACGGTGGTCACGCAACTGCAGGCCCGGGGTGCATCGGTACTGCATCGAGGACACCAAGGCCCCAGTGTCTGGATCACCATGACCGATCCGGAGGGCAACGAGTTCTGCGTCAGTTGA
- a CDS encoding DNA repair helicase XPB translates to MTDGPLIVQSDKTLLLEVDHELAGAARAAIAPFAELERAPEHVHTYRITPLALWNARAAGHDAEQVVDALVNFSRYAVPQPLLVDIVDTMARYGRLQLVKSPIHGLVLISLDRAVLTEVMRHKKIAPMLGAMVDEDTVIVHPSERGHVKQMLLKIGWPAEDLAGYVDGEAHPIELDTEGGNWTLRDYQEMAADSFWAGGSGVVVLPCGAGKTMVGAAAMARAKATTLILVTNTVAGRQWKRELIARTSLTEDEIGEYSGERKEIRPVTIATYQVITRRTKGEYKHLELFDSRDWGLVIYDEVHLLPAPVFRMTADLQSRRRLGLTATLVREDGREGDVFSLIGPKRYDAPWKDIEAQGWIAPAECIEVRVTLTDAERMSYAVAEPEERYKLCSTAHTKIAVVKSILAKHQDAPTLVIGAYLDQLNELGEALNAPVIQGSTKNKEREVLFDAFRKGEIQTLVVSKVANFSIDLPEASVAVQVSGTFGSRQEEAQRLGRLLRPKHDGGQAHFYSVVSRDTLDAEYAAHRQRFLAEQGYAYRITDADDLLGPAI, encoded by the coding sequence GTGACCGACGGCCCGCTGATCGTCCAGTCCGACAAAACGCTGTTGCTCGAGGTCGATCACGAACTCGCGGGCGCAGCGCGGGCGGCCATCGCACCGTTCGCGGAGCTCGAACGTGCCCCCGAGCACGTGCACACCTATCGCATCACCCCGCTGGCCCTGTGGAACGCCCGTGCCGCGGGCCACGACGCCGAGCAGGTGGTCGACGCGCTGGTGAACTTCTCGCGTTACGCGGTGCCGCAACCGCTGCTGGTCGACATCGTCGACACCATGGCGCGCTACGGCCGGTTGCAGTTGGTCAAGAGCCCGATACACGGTCTGGTCCTGATCAGTCTGGACCGCGCCGTGCTCACAGAGGTGATGCGGCACAAGAAGATTGCACCCATGCTCGGCGCGATGGTCGACGAGGACACGGTGATCGTGCATCCGTCCGAACGCGGCCACGTCAAGCAGATGCTGCTCAAGATCGGCTGGCCTGCCGAGGACCTCGCCGGCTACGTCGACGGCGAAGCTCACCCCATCGAGCTCGACACCGAGGGCGGCAACTGGACGTTGCGCGACTACCAGGAGATGGCGGCCGATTCGTTCTGGGCCGGTGGCTCGGGAGTGGTGGTACTGCCCTGTGGTGCCGGCAAGACGATGGTCGGCGCAGCCGCGATGGCCCGAGCGAAGGCGACCACGCTGATTCTGGTCACCAACACCGTCGCCGGTCGGCAGTGGAAGCGCGAACTCATCGCACGCACCTCGCTCACCGAGGACGAGATCGGCGAGTATTCGGGAGAGCGCAAGGAAATTCGCCCTGTGACAATCGCCACGTATCAGGTGATCACGCGTCGCACCAAGGGTGAGTACAAGCACCTGGAGCTCTTCGATTCCCGCGACTGGGGATTGGTGATCTACGACGAGGTGCACCTGCTCCCCGCGCCGGTGTTCCGCATGACCGCCGATCTGCAGTCCCGTCGACGCCTCGGCCTCACCGCGACCCTCGTCCGCGAGGACGGCCGCGAGGGCGACGTCTTCTCGCTGATCGGACCCAAGCGGTACGACGCTCCGTGGAAGGACATCGAGGCACAGGGCTGGATCGCGCCTGCCGAGTGCATCGAGGTTCGCGTCACCCTCACCGATGCCGAGCGCATGTCCTATGCCGTCGCCGAGCCCGAGGAGCGCTACAAGCTGTGCTCGACGGCGCACACCAAGATCGCCGTCGTGAAGTCGATCCTCGCCAAACATCAGGACGCTCCGACGTTGGTCATCGGCGCGTATCTCGATCAGTTGAACGAGCTCGGTGAAGCGCTGAACGCTCCGGTCATTCAGGGCTCGACCAAGAACAAGGAGCGTGAGGTGCTGTTCGACGCGTTCCGCAAGGGCGAGATCCAGACGCTCGTGGTGAGCAAGGTGGCGAACTTCTCGATCGACCTTCCGGAAGCCTCTGTGGCAGTTCAGGTTTCGGGAACGTTCGGCTCCAGGCAAGAAGAGGCGCAGCGCCTCGGCCGATTGCTCCGGCCGAAGCATGACGGCGGTCAGGCGCATTTCTACTCGGTGGTCTCCCGCGACACCCTCGACGCCGAGTACGCAGCCCACCGTCAGCGTTTCCTCGCCGAACAGGGCTACGCCTACCGCATCACCGACGCGGACGATCTGCTCGGTCCGGCGATCTGA
- a CDS encoding 3-deoxy-7-phosphoheptulonate synthase, with product MTLSLDTPPLDDQRTISISPLIAPSVLRREHAVDDAISATVRTGRAGVVDVLDGRDDRLIVVVGPCSVHDTAAALDYARRLAAKASELGDRLHIVMRVYFEKPRTTLGWKGLINDPHLDGSFDINAGLRVGRQLLLDISALGLPVGCEFLDPITPQYIADLVSYGAIGARTAASQVHRQLCSALSMPVGIKNSTEGDIQVAVDGTRAAAASHVFPGTDLDGQAALIRTVGNPDCHVILRGGVDGPNYDAESVADTVARLRKSGLPERVVIDASHGNSRKDHNKQVDVVTDVAARVAAGEHGTVGLMLESFLVAGRQDLELGHRDELVYGQSITDACLDWDTTATQLDTLGAAVVERRNSITAR from the coding sequence ATGACACTCTCTCTCGACACCCCACCTCTCGACGATCAGCGGACCATCAGCATCAGTCCGTTGATCGCTCCGTCGGTGCTGCGCCGCGAGCATGCCGTCGACGACGCGATCTCGGCCACGGTCCGTACCGGCCGCGCCGGCGTGGTCGACGTGCTGGACGGCCGCGACGATCGGCTGATCGTCGTCGTCGGCCCGTGCTCGGTGCACGACACCGCCGCTGCTCTCGACTATGCCCGACGCCTCGCCGCCAAGGCATCCGAACTGGGCGATCGCCTGCACATCGTCATGCGCGTCTACTTCGAGAAGCCGCGAACGACGCTGGGCTGGAAGGGTTTGATCAACGATCCGCACCTCGACGGCAGCTTCGACATCAACGCCGGTCTGCGAGTGGGACGCCAACTGCTGCTCGACATTTCCGCGCTCGGTCTGCCGGTCGGGTGCGAGTTCCTCGACCCGATCACCCCGCAGTACATCGCAGACCTGGTCAGCTACGGCGCAATCGGTGCGCGAACGGCGGCCAGCCAGGTGCACCGGCAGCTGTGCAGCGCGTTGTCGATGCCGGTGGGGATCAAGAACTCCACCGAGGGGGACATCCAGGTTGCGGTCGACGGCACCCGCGCTGCCGCCGCGAGCCACGTCTTCCCCGGCACCGATCTCGACGGTCAGGCGGCTCTCATCCGCACCGTCGGGAACCCCGACTGCCACGTGATCCTGCGCGGCGGTGTCGACGGGCCGAACTACGACGCCGAATCGGTCGCCGATACCGTTGCGCGACTGCGTAAGTCGGGTCTGCCGGAGCGGGTGGTCATCGACGCCAGCCACGGCAACAGTCGTAAGGACCACAACAAGCAGGTCGACGTGGTCACCGACGTGGCCGCTCGGGTGGCGGCAGGCGAACACGGCACCGTCGGACTGATGCTGGAGAGCTTCCTGGTCGCGGGCCGTCAGGATCTCGAACTCGGCCACCGGGACGAGCTGGTGTACGGGCAGTCGATCACCGACGCCTGCCTCGATTGGGACACGACGGCAACGCAATTGGACACGTTGGGCGCAGCGGTGGTGGAGCGACGGAACTCGATCACCGCTCGTTGA
- a CDS encoding LLM class F420-dependent oxidoreductase has protein sequence MRFGLFVPQGWRLDLVGIDPARQWSAMRDHALAAEAGPWESLWVYDHFHTVPTATDEATHEAWSLMSALAASTSRIRLGQMCTAMAYRNPAYLAKVAATVDIVSGGRVEMGIGGGWHEHEFRAYGYGFPSAGERLGRLDEGVQIFKQAWTAGEVFLDGKYYEIDGAVVRPLPLQEGGIPLWIAGGGEKVTLKIAAKYANYTNFDGTPTGFATKSALLREHCATVGTDFDAIVRSANYNVAIGATEAEVEDRLRALESRLTEYVGAEKAHSALDAYRGMTAVGTPEQIVENLTALQEQGMTYGIFYFPEAAYDRSGIELFEREVIPALA, from the coding sequence ATGCGATTCGGATTGTTCGTGCCACAGGGGTGGCGTCTCGATCTCGTCGGTATCGACCCTGCCCGGCAGTGGAGTGCGATGCGCGACCACGCGCTCGCCGCCGAGGCCGGTCCGTGGGAATCTCTGTGGGTCTACGACCACTTCCATACCGTTCCCACCGCGACCGACGAGGCCACGCACGAGGCCTGGTCGCTGATGTCCGCGTTGGCCGCGTCCACCTCGCGGATCAGGCTCGGGCAGATGTGCACGGCGATGGCGTACCGCAACCCGGCCTACCTGGCCAAAGTTGCTGCCACCGTGGACATCGTGTCGGGCGGCCGCGTCGAGATGGGCATCGGCGGCGGCTGGCACGAGCACGAGTTCCGAGCCTACGGCTACGGATTTCCCTCTGCCGGAGAACGATTGGGCAGGCTCGACGAGGGCGTGCAGATCTTCAAGCAGGCATGGACGGCCGGCGAGGTGTTCCTCGACGGAAAGTACTACGAGATCGACGGTGCCGTGGTGCGACCCCTGCCGTTGCAGGAGGGCGGCATCCCGCTGTGGATCGCGGGTGGCGGCGAGAAGGTCACCCTGAAGATCGCCGCGAAGTACGCCAACTACACCAACTTCGACGGAACCCCCACCGGTTTCGCCACCAAGTCCGCTCTGTTGCGTGAACATTGTGCAACCGTGGGTACCGATTTCGATGCCATCGTCCGCTCGGCGAACTACAACGTCGCCATCGGTGCAACCGAGGCCGAGGTGGAAGACCGACTGCGCGCCCTCGAAAGTCGCCTGACCGAGTACGTGGGTGCAGAGAAGGCCCACAGTGCCCTCGACGCGTACCGCGGGATGACCGCAGTGGGAACTCCTGAGCAGATCGTCGAGAATCTGACGGCGCTGCAGGAACAAGGGATGACGTACGGCATCTTCTACTTCCCCGAAGCGGCGTACGACCGGTCCGGTATCGAACTCTTCGAGCGCGAGGTGATCCCCGCCCTGGCCTAG
- a CDS encoding alpha-ketoglutarate-dependent dioxygenase AlkB, translating into MSLAMQGSLFGDDDGGVGSLQSVTRRELTLGAWVDVRPGWLAGSHLFDSLVDAVDWRAERRQMYDRVVDVPRLVRFYAERERWPDAALYDARDALDDHYRTELGESFATAGLCYYRDGSDSVAWHGDNIGRSATEDTMVAIVSLGATRQLMLRPRGGGTSLKFTLAHGDLVVMGGSCQRTWEHAIPKSTRAIGPRISVQFRPRGVR; encoded by the coding sequence ATGTCGCTCGCGATGCAAGGCTCCCTGTTCGGTGACGACGACGGTGGCGTCGGATCGCTGCAGTCCGTCACCCGCCGCGAACTCACGCTCGGGGCGTGGGTGGACGTTCGACCGGGCTGGTTGGCCGGTTCCCACCTGTTCGATTCGCTGGTGGACGCCGTCGATTGGCGAGCCGAACGTAGGCAGATGTACGACCGCGTGGTCGACGTGCCGCGCCTGGTTCGGTTCTACGCCGAGCGCGAACGGTGGCCCGACGCAGCCCTGTACGACGCACGCGATGCGCTCGACGATCACTACCGCACCGAACTCGGTGAATCGTTCGCCACCGCCGGACTGTGCTACTACCGCGACGGATCCGACAGCGTCGCCTGGCACGGCGACAACATCGGTCGCAGCGCCACCGAGGACACCATGGTCGCGATCGTATCGCTGGGTGCCACACGGCAACTCATGCTTCGACCGCGTGGCGGCGGAACGTCGCTGAAGTTCACGCTGGCCCACGGGGACCTGGTGGTGATGGGCGGCTCGTGCCAACGCACCTGGGAGCATGCGATTCCCAAGTCGACCCGCGCGATCGGCCCACGCATCAGCGTGCAGTTCCGACCGCGCGGGGTTCGCTGA
- a CDS encoding DUF3239 domain-containing protein, protein MRKFEFPVDVAHAKSVNETFTELRRLRSSAALTAVFLIALGSWFIWIAAPWSYILGAVFLIGAATSLWVMLWAPRKMGSIESQYAAGDLVPAMVAEKLPSGAILLALIDIAKPEVDEPHYVLITRVVRTLPGHAVERGAQVPAVSVLADRGRNTGGRTWQLATAMPIAWGTTDPGVIARAVEEITEGEWALLHANIGLSEKVRTAKNQQLLIDPADLPDDLR, encoded by the coding sequence GTGCGCAAGTTCGAGTTCCCTGTAGACGTAGCCCACGCGAAGTCGGTCAACGAGACGTTCACCGAGCTTCGTCGGCTGCGTTCCTCCGCAGCGCTGACCGCCGTGTTCCTCATCGCGCTCGGGTCCTGGTTCATCTGGATCGCCGCTCCGTGGTCGTACATCCTCGGCGCAGTGTTCCTGATCGGTGCGGCCACCTCACTCTGGGTGATGCTGTGGGCACCCCGAAAGATGGGTTCCATCGAATCGCAATATGCTGCAGGCGATCTGGTGCCGGCGATGGTGGCCGAGAAGCTACCGAGCGGAGCGATACTGCTGGCTCTGATCGACATCGCGAAGCCGGAGGTGGACGAGCCGCACTACGTGTTGATCACCCGCGTCGTGCGCACGCTTCCCGGCCACGCCGTCGAGCGGGGCGCTCAGGTACCTGCGGTGTCGGTTCTCGCGGACCGTGGCCGCAACACCGGTGGGCGAACGTGGCAGTTGGCCACGGCGATGCCCATCGCATGGGGAACCACCGATCCGGGGGTCATCGCGCGGGCAGTCGAGGAGATCACCGAGGGCGAGTGGGCGTTGCTGCACGCCAACATCGGCCTGTCGGAGAAGGTCCGCACCGCCAAGAACCAACAGTTGCTCATCGATCCTGCGGATCTTCCCGACGACCTGCGCTGA
- a CDS encoding AraC family transcriptional regulator: protein MTAQPTIPAYFVRQAVDLATKSGVDLTYPLSMAGIGSTILDNPAERLTTRQVTAFTQAVWAMTGDELFGLAAVPVRRGSFRVVCQTLIHTENLWAALVRMSETMRVLIPVRPMTMDRTEESTVLTVHVTPTTHLSPEGNELAERLLTDFLLILLHRFAAWLIGNRVKLLSVQLPYPLPGPEAGKMYDAIFGTHVEFGTDLATLEFDSAVMRAPIVQTEATLADYLAESPNLLFSSRDYDSTASSQVRRALETGFKGGAPGTDEIAAMLNISPPHLRRILRQEGTSINQLREEVLRDAAISGLSRGDSVDDISTRLGFSEPSAFRRAFKRWTGQTPGAYRLN from the coding sequence GTGACTGCGCAACCGACGATCCCGGCGTACTTCGTCAGGCAGGCCGTCGACCTCGCGACGAAGAGCGGGGTGGACCTGACCTACCCGCTGTCGATGGCCGGCATCGGTTCCACCATCCTCGACAATCCTGCGGAGCGCCTGACCACCCGGCAGGTCACCGCGTTCACCCAGGCGGTCTGGGCGATGACCGGCGACGAACTGTTCGGCCTCGCCGCAGTTCCGGTGCGACGCGGCAGCTTTCGCGTGGTGTGCCAGACGCTGATACACACCGAAAACCTGTGGGCTGCGCTGGTTCGGATGTCCGAGACCATGCGGGTGCTGATTCCGGTGCGCCCCATGACGATGGACCGAACCGAGGAATCCACGGTGTTGACCGTGCACGTCACCCCCACCACCCACCTGAGCCCGGAGGGAAACGAACTCGCCGAGCGACTGCTGACCGACTTCCTGTTGATTCTGCTGCACCGATTCGCGGCGTGGCTCATCGGCAACCGGGTCAAACTTCTGTCGGTCCAACTGCCCTACCCGCTGCCGGGACCCGAAGCGGGAAAGATGTACGACGCCATCTTCGGCACTCATGTGGAGTTCGGAACCGATCTGGCCACACTGGAATTCGACAGCGCAGTGATGCGGGCACCGATCGTGCAGACCGAGGCGACGCTGGCGGACTATCTCGCGGAGTCGCCCAATCTACTGTTCTCGTCTCGAGATTACGACAGCACGGCGTCGAGCCAGGTCCGCCGCGCCCTGGAAACCGGTTTCAAAGGTGGAGCACCGGGAACCGACGAGATCGCGGCGATGCTCAACATCAGCCCACCGCACCTGCGACGCATTCTTCGGCAGGAGGGCACCTCCATCAACCAACTGCGCGAAGAAGTACTGCGCGATGCGGCGATCTCCGGGCTCAGTCGCGGCGACAGCGTCGACGACATCTCGACCCGCCTGGGGTTCTCCGAGCCCAGTGCCTTCCGCCGGGCCTTCAAGCGATGGACCGGCCAGACTCCCGGTGCTTACCGGCTCAACTGA
- a CDS encoding helicase-associated domain-containing protein, whose product MTDTTAHRHTDTAPDLPQWIAARSDAELIKAMSLRPDLTAPPPASLAVLAGRAEQRRSILHTADTLDTLALTILEILAIEEAYERPVTRAALLAVVAKRAPAKSVDRALAQLRERLLVWGDAAGFRISATAADAVPWRIGRALDPVDNLTESHITAALAELGDGERSLLDTLARSSPTGRTRDAAPGTPPDRPVQKLLAAGLLIWLDEQTVELPVQVGQILRGEPMSDPRSLAEPKLATSTYSLADVDAAAAGEALELNRHCVAVIEALSASPAPALKAGGLGVRELRKITKATGLDDDRVSILVELLAAAHLISSGTPDPVPASDNGDDYWAPTPAVDAWLTAAPAARWHTLASAWLEVPRAPWVIGMRDPNDKPIAALSDEVRSPAAPRDRRMILELLAELGSGHAAQPADLARTLAWRRPRWSGRFGVTPVGHVLAEATALGIVARGAISTPGRSLLHDGNAEADMRATLPEPIDYVLVQADLTLVAPGPLEPELQDRIELVADVESAGAATMYRISDTSLRRALDVGLTASELHSLFATHSRTPVPQALTYLIDDVARRHGRLRAGVAASFVRCEDPALLAEVMASPAAESLALRALAPTVAISQAPLAEVLTVLAGAGFAPAGEDSSGTIVDLRARGSRVSARRPRQTFRTPAVPTEEQLGSLVRGMRAADRAAGNGGAVVRADGSRASSTATMTLLQTAAKVKRSVSIGYVDAQGVATHRIVDPISIGGGQLDAFDPATGGVRRFTLHRITSVALVE is encoded by the coding sequence ATGACCGACACGACTGCGCACCGACACACCGACACGGCTCCTGATCTGCCGCAATGGATCGCAGCTCGCAGCGACGCCGAGCTGATCAAGGCCATGTCGCTGCGTCCGGATCTGACCGCGCCGCCGCCCGCATCCCTGGCCGTGCTGGCCGGACGGGCCGAGCAGCGCCGATCGATCCTGCACACCGCGGACACCCTCGACACCCTGGCCCTGACGATCCTCGAGATCCTCGCCATCGAGGAAGCGTACGAACGACCCGTCACTCGCGCCGCGCTGCTGGCAGTGGTCGCCAAACGCGCACCGGCCAAGAGCGTGGACAGGGCACTGGCCCAGCTGCGCGAACGCCTGCTGGTGTGGGGCGATGCAGCCGGCTTCCGAATCAGCGCCACCGCGGCGGACGCGGTGCCGTGGCGTATCGGCCGCGCACTCGACCCGGTCGACAACCTCACCGAATCACACATCACCGCGGCTCTGGCCGAGCTCGGCGACGGCGAACGCAGCCTTCTCGATACCCTCGCCAGATCGTCCCCGACCGGCCGCACCCGAGACGCCGCACCGGGCACACCGCCCGATCGACCCGTCCAGAAGCTGCTCGCCGCAGGCCTACTGATCTGGTTGGACGAGCAAACCGTCGAGCTTCCCGTCCAGGTCGGGCAGATCCTGCGCGGCGAACCGATGTCCGATCCACGCTCGCTCGCCGAACCCAAGCTCGCCACCAGCACCTATTCGCTCGCCGATGTCGACGCCGCTGCCGCGGGAGAGGCACTGGAGCTGAACCGACACTGCGTGGCCGTGATCGAGGCGTTGTCGGCCTCGCCTGCACCCGCCCTCAAGGCCGGCGGCCTCGGAGTGCGCGAGCTCCGCAAGATCACCAAGGCCACCGGCCTCGACGACGATCGAGTGAGCATCCTCGTCGAGTTGCTGGCCGCCGCCCATCTCATCTCGAGCGGAACACCGGACCCGGTGCCTGCGTCCGACAACGGCGACGACTACTGGGCACCCACACCCGCCGTCGACGCGTGGCTCACCGCGGCCCCCGCCGCCCGCTGGCACACCCTCGCCTCCGCCTGGCTCGAAGTGCCACGGGCACCGTGGGTCATCGGGATGCGTGACCCCAACGACAAGCCCATCGCCGCCCTGTCCGACGAAGTCCGCTCCCCGGCCGCACCCCGGGATCGACGGATGATTCTCGAGTTGCTCGCCGAACTCGGCAGCGGACACGCAGCACAGCCCGCCGATCTCGCCCGCACCCTGGCGTGGCGTCGACCCCGGTGGTCGGGACGCTTCGGCGTCACCCCCGTCGGACATGTTCTCGCCGAAGCTACGGCTCTCGGTATCGTCGCCCGCGGGGCGATCTCGACCCCGGGACGCTCCCTGCTGCACGACGGCAACGCCGAGGCAGACATGCGCGCGACGCTGCCCGAGCCCATCGACTACGTCCTGGTGCAGGCCGACCTCACCCTGGTGGCACCCGGACCCCTCGAGCCCGAACTACAGGATCGAATCGAACTGGTCGCCGACGTGGAGTCCGCGGGCGCAGCCACGATGTATCGGATCAGCGACACCAGCCTGCGCCGCGCCCTCGACGTCGGACTGACCGCCTCCGAACTGCACTCGTTGTTCGCCACCCACTCGCGAACGCCGGTACCCCAGGCCCTGACCTACCTGATCGACGACGTGGCTCGTCGGCACGGCCGCCTACGAGCGGGCGTCGCCGCGTCGTTCGTTCGATGCGAGGACCCGGCCCTGCTGGCCGAGGTGATGGCGTCGCCGGCAGCCGAATCCCTGGCCCTGAGGGCACTGGCTCCGACCGTCGCGATCTCACAGGCCCCGCTCGCCGAGGTGCTCACGGTCCTGGCCGGAGCGGGATTCGCGCCTGCGGGCGAGGACTCGTCCGGCACCATCGTCGATCTGCGTGCCCGCGGGTCGAGGGTATCGGCCAGGCGGCCGCGCCAGACGTTCCGCACTCCGGCCGTCCCGACCGAGGAACAGCTGGGTTCGTTGGTGCGTGGAATGCGCGCAGCCGACAGAGCGGCAGGCAACGGCGGCGCGGTGGTGCGCGCCGACGGATCTCGAGCCAGCAGCACCGCGACGATGACGCTGCTGCAGACCGCGGCGAAGGTCAAACGGAGCGTGAGCATCGGCTACGTCGACGCCCAGGGCGTGGCCACCCATCGCATCGTCGATCCGATCAGCATCGGCGGCGGCCAACTCGACGCGTTCGACCCCGCAACCGGTGGGGTTCGACGCTTCACCCTGCATCGCATCACCTCGGTCGCACTGGTCGAGTAG
- a CDS encoding pyridoxal phosphate-dependent aminotransferase has translation MSESFPSRTVARLRPFASTIFAEMTALAVRKNAVNLGQGFPDTDGPPAMLEAARQAIASGLNQYSPGPGMPVLRAAIAEDRSARFGLRHDPDSQILVTVGATEAISASLLGLIEPGDDVLLIEPFYDSYAAAIALAGATRTAVSLVADGNGWTVDTDALQRAIGPRTRMLIVNSPHNPTGTVFDRDTMIRIAEIAVAHDLLVLTDEVYEHLVFDGRVHTPIATLPGMFERTVTVSSAAKTFNATGWKTGWALGPAELIDAVRAAKQFMSFVGGTPFQPAVAYALEHEQAWIATMRDGLQRKRDTLSAALAAAGADVKYSAGTYFVCADIAAIGRGDAYEFCRALPDLVGVAAVPVTAFVDEPGPWKSLVRFAFCKQDEVLADAAERLRKL, from the coding sequence ATGTCCGAGTCGTTCCCCTCGCGCACAGTGGCACGGTTGCGCCCGTTCGCATCGACGATCTTCGCCGAGATGACCGCGCTCGCCGTCCGGAAGAATGCCGTCAACCTCGGGCAGGGCTTCCCGGACACCGACGGCCCACCCGCCATGCTCGAAGCCGCGCGCCAGGCCATCGCCAGTGGCCTCAACCAGTACTCCCCCGGCCCTGGCATGCCGGTGCTGCGCGCTGCCATCGCCGAGGACCGGTCGGCGCGATTCGGTCTGCGCCACGACCCCGATTCGCAGATACTCGTCACCGTCGGTGCCACCGAGGCGATCTCGGCGTCCCTCCTCGGTCTGATCGAGCCGGGCGACGACGTCCTGCTGATCGAGCCGTTCTACGACTCCTATGCCGCCGCCATCGCTCTCGCCGGTGCCACCCGGACCGCCGTGTCGCTGGTCGCCGACGGCAACGGGTGGACCGTCGACACCGACGCCCTCCAACGCGCCATCGGGCCTCGCACGCGCATGCTGATCGTCAATTCCCCGCACAATCCCACCGGCACGGTCTTCGACCGCGACACCATGATCCGCATCGCCGAGATCGCGGTGGCACACGATCTGCTGGTCCTCACCGACGAGGTCTACGAGCATCTCGTCTTCGACGGCCGCGTACACACGCCGATCGCGACACTGCCCGGGATGTTCGAGCGAACCGTCACCGTCTCGAGCGCCGCCAAGACCTTCAACGCCACCGGGTGGAAGACGGGGTGGGCGTTGGGGCCTGCCGAACTGATCGACGCCGTCCGCGCCGCCAAACAGTTCATGAGTTTCGTCGGCGGTACTCCCTTCCAACCGGCCGTGGCCTACGCGCTCGAGCACGAACAGGCCTGGATAGCCACGATGCGCGACGGCCTGCAACGCAAGCGGGACACGCTCTCGGCCGCGCTCGCCGCCGCAGGAGCAGATGTAAAGTACAGCGCGGGAACGTATTTCGTCTGTGCCGACATCGCGGCGATCGGGCGCGGTGACGCCTACGAATTCTGCCGTGCCCTCCCGGACCTGGTCGGCGTGGCGGCGGTTCCGGTGACCGCGTTCGTCGACGAGCCGGGCCCGTGGAAATCATTGGTGCGCTTCGCTTTCTGCAAGCAGGACGAGGTTCTCGCCGACGCAGCCGAGAGGCTACGAAAATTGTGA